The genomic region CCACGGCGCGGATGTGCTCCTCGCGGGCGTCTCCGCGGATGACGTACTCCTCGTTGAAGATCGTGACGGTCACGCGATTGCGCAGCTCGTCCAAGGACCTGCCCCCCTGAGCCGGTTGTGCCTAACTTTGCCACGGCGCCGCGGAGTCCTGCGATTGCAGGACGGATGCGTGGCGCTCCCATCGTTCGTACAGTTCCGACAGCTCGTCCTCGATGGCGCGAAACCGGTGCACGGCTTCCTGCGCCCTCGCTTCGTCGCGGTAGAGGTCCGGATCGGCCAGCTCGCGTTCCAGAGCCACCCGTTCCGCTTCAAGCTCTTCGATGCGCGCCTCGGTTTCCCGCAGGGCCTCCTCCAGCCGGCGCCGCTCGTTCTTGCTGAGCCCCGCGCGGGCCGGCGCCGGCGCCGCCGCGGCGCCCACGGGCGCATTGAACGCGCCGGGGTCGCGGACCGCCCCGGTGGCACGTTCGCGCTCCGGCGCCACGGGCTCCGCGGGCGGCCCCTCCCGTTCCGCCTGCCGCACGGCCTCCCATTCGGCGTAACCGCCGCGGAAGTCCCGCACGCGCCCGCCCTCGAAGATCCAGAGGCGCGTCGCCAGCCGCAAGAAATAGCGGTCGTGGGTGACGAAGAACATCGTGCCGGGAAACGCCGCGAGCGCCTCCTCCAGCGCTTCCCGGGCCGGAATGTCGAGGTGGTTCGTCGGCTCGTCGAGGACGAGCACGTTCGCCCGGGAGATGACGAGCTTCGCCAGCAGCAGCCGGTTCCGCTCGCCGCCGGAGAGGTGCGCCACTTTGCGGAACACGTCGTCGCCCCGGAAGAGGAACCGCGCGAGGAGCGACCGCGCCTCTTCCAACGTGAAGTCCCCGGCGCTCATGATCTCGTCGAGGACGGTGCGGTCGTCGTCGAGACCGCGAAGATCCTGGGAGAAGTACCCGATCTCGACGCCGGCGCCCCAGAGCGCCTCGCCCTCCGCCGGCGCGAGCTCGCCGACGAGCACCTTCAGCATCGTCGTCTTCCCGGCGCCGTTCGGCCCGATCAGGCCGACGCGCTCGCCGCGCTCGACCTTCGCGCTGAAGCCCCGGAACAGCGGGCGACCGTCGAACCGGTGCCCCAGCCCCTCGACTTCCAGCACCTCGCGGCCGGCGCGGGTCGCCGGCTCGAACGTGAGCCGCATGCGCCGCTCGTCGGTCCTGGGCCGTTCGACGGACGGCAGCCGCGCAATCATCTTTTCCCGGCTCTTCGCCTGAGTGGCCCGGTTGCCCGCCTTGTACCGGCGGACGTACGCCTCCAGGCGGGCGCGCTCCTCCTGGACGCGCCGCCACTCCTCCTCCGCCGCCTCGAGGCGCCGGCGCCGTTCCTGCACATAGAACGTGTAGTTGCCCGGATACGTCTCCACCGTGCCGTCGTGCACGGCGAAGATCTTCGTCACCGTCCGGTCCAGGAAGACCCGGTCGTGCGAGACCATCAGCACCGCGCCCCGGTACGCCTCCGCCAGGTACCCCTCCAGCCATTCGATGGCGTCAAGGTCGAGGTGGTTGGTCGGCTCGTCCAGGAGCAGCAGGTCCGGCTGCTCCAGGAGCAGCCGCGCCAAACCCAGGCGGATGCGCTGGCCGCCCGAAAGGTGCTCGACGCGCACGTTCCATGTCTCCGGCGGGAAGCCGAGGCCGGCCAGCACCCGGTCGGTGCGGGCGTCGCGCTCGTAGCCGCCGCGCTCCTCGAATCGGTGCAGCGCCTCGCCGTACTCCGCGAGGAGCGCCTCGTCCTCGGGGCGCGCGCGCATCGCCGCCTCCAGCTCGCGCAGCCGCGCCTCCAGGCGGTCGAGGTCGGCGAACGCCGCGCGCGCCTCCTCGCGCAGCGAGCGGCCGGAGGTGAAGACCGGATCCTGGCGGAGATAGCCGATCGTCGCGCCCCGCTTGAGGTGGATGGCGCCAGCGTCCGGCTCCTCCTCCCCGACGATGAGGCGGAGAAGCGTCGTCTTCCCCGCGCCGTTCGGCCCCACGAGGCCGGCGCGCTCGTGTTCTTCCAGGCGCAGCGAGACGTCTCGCAGGACGTCCTCGCCGCGATACGACTTCGAACACCGCTCGATGCGAAGGAGGCTCATTTCACGAACGTAGCACGCCGCCGAGCTCTTCCGCCAGAGCCTCGCGGACGCGCCCGTGCACCGCCTCGACCTCGTCTTCCGTGAGGGTGCGGTCGTCCGCCTGGTACACGAGCCGGTAGGCGAGGCTGCGCTGGCCCTCGCCGACCTGGTCGCCCGCGTAGACGTCGAAGAGCTCGACGCGTTTCAGGAGGCCGCCGCCCACCTTCCGCATGACGCGCTCCACCTCGGCCGCTGGCGTCGACTGCGGCACGACGACGGCCAGGTCGCGGGTGACGGCGGGGTACCGCGGGATGGGGCGCAGCTCGGGAAGGGGCCGCGCGGCGGCCAGGAGCGCTTCCACGTCGAGTTCGGCCGCCACCGCCCGGCCCTGAAGGTCCCACGCCTCCGCCACCCGTGGGTGAAGCTCGCCCAGCCATCCGAGCAGCCGCCCGTCGAGGGACACGGCCGCCGCGCGCCCCGGGTGCAGGAACGGCTCCTGCGCACGCTCCCAGACGACGCCCTCGATGCGGAAAAGGCGCAGCGCGGACTCGAAGACGCCCTTGACGGCGAAGAAGTCGGCGCGCCGCCCTTCCCCCTCCTGCCAGTGTCGAGGCGCCAGGCGGCCCGAGGCGACGAGCCCCAGTCGCAGCGGTTCCCGAGGCAGGCGCCCAGCCGCCACCTCTTCGGCGCCCAGGTAGACGCGGGCGACCTCGAACAGCGCGGCATCGGTGCGACGCACCCGGTGGTTGTGGGCCAGCACGTCGAGGAGGCTCGGCAGCATCGTCGTCCGCATGACTTCCTGCGCGTCCGTCAGCGGGTTCGCGACGGCGATCGGCCGCGCCCGCTCGTCATCCTCCGGCAAGCCGAGGCGGGCTAACCGCTCCCGCGGGTGGAAGGTGAACGTGACGACCTCCGAGAAGCCGGCAGCGCGCAGGAGCTGCGACAGGGAGTCGAGCGCGCGATCGCGTCCAGTGCGGCCCGAGCGGCCGGGCGCGCCCGAGAGCGGCGCCGACGGCACGCGGTTCAGCCCGTGCAGCCGTCCGACCTCCTCGACCAGGTCGACCGGCTCCGTCACGTCCTGACGGAACGTGGGCACGTGCACGACGAGGCGCCCGCCCTCCTGCCGCACGTCCATTTGCAGTCGCCGCAGGTACGACGCGATCTCCGCGTCCGGCAGGTCCACGCCGAGGAGCGCGCGGATGCGCGCCGGGTCCGCCTCGATGCGGCGCGGCGCGGCCGGCTGGGGATACGCGTCCTCGACCGCCTCCGGCACGTCGCCGCCCGCCAGGCGCTGGATCAACGCGGCGGCGCGGTCCGCCACGCGGCGGCACCCGTTTGGGTCGACGCCCTTTTCGAAGCGCCCGGACGCCTCGCTGAGGAGCCCGAGGCGCCGAGCTGTCCGCCCCACGCGGGACGGGTCGAACCAGGCCGACTCAAGGAGGATGTTGCGCGTGCGCTCCGTCACCTCGGTCGCCGCGCCGCCCATGACGCCCGCAAGCGCCACGGGACCTTCATCGTCCGCGATGACGAGGTCGCCTTCGACGAGGCGGCGCTCCTCGCCGTCCAGCGTGCGCAGCGTCTCCCCGGCACGCGCCCCCCGAGCGCCGATCCGCCCGCCCCGCAGCGTGTCCAGGTCGAACGCGTGCAGCGGCTGCCCCGTCTCCACCATCACGTAGTTCGTGACGTCGACGACGTTGGAGATCGGCCGCATGCCGGCGGCCTG from Clostridia bacterium harbors:
- a CDS encoding ABC-F family ATP-binding cassette domain-containing protein, with the translated sequence MSLLRIERCSKSYRGEDVLRDVSLRLEEHERAGLVGPNGAGKTTLLRLIVGEEEPDAGAIHLKRGATIGYLRQDPVFTSGRSLREEARAAFADLDRLEARLRELEAAMRARPEDEALLAEYGEALHRFEERGGYERDARTDRVLAGLGFPPETWNVRVEHLSGGQRIRLGLARLLLEQPDLLLLDEPTNHLDLDAIEWLEGYLAEAYRGAVLMVSHDRVFLDRTVTKIFAVHDGTVETYPGNYTFYVQERRRRLEAAEEEWRRVQEERARLEAYVRRYKAGNRATQAKSREKMIARLPSVERPRTDERRMRLTFEPATRAGREVLEVEGLGHRFDGRPLFRGFSAKVERGERVGLIGPNGAGKTTMLKVLVGELAPAEGEALWGAGVEIGYFSQDLRGLDDDRTVLDEIMSAGDFTLEEARSLLARFLFRGDDVFRKVAHLSGGERNRLLLAKLVISRANVLVLDEPTNHLDIPAREALEEALAAFPGTMFFVTHDRYFLRLATRLWIFEGGRVRDFRGGYAEWEAVRQAEREGPPAEPVAPERERATGAVRDPGAFNAPVGAAAAPAPARAGLSKNERRRLEEALRETEARIEELEAERVALERELADPDLYRDEARAQEAVHRFRAIEDELSELYERWERHASVLQSQDSAAPWQS
- a CDS encoding phenylalanine--tRNA ligase subunit beta, with protein sequence MRVSYRWLQEFVPVELPPEELADRLTLVGVAVEGLERPWRHVEGVVAGRIEQVEPHPESDHLKVMRVDAGGRRLTIVTGAPNARAGMLVPVALPGARLADGRRIEAADFRGVRSEGMCCSADELALPEPPGPRGLLELDPAEGWVPGADLARALELDDAILELELTPNYAAHCQSVLGVAREVAALLELPLLPDDRRRGPARPEEAPWPAGAPQPLRVFIDDAGCARYVARFVLGVRVAPSPLWLQRRLQAAGMRPISNVVDVTNYVMVETGQPLHAFDLDTLRGGRIGARGARAGETLRTLDGEERRLVEGDLVIADDEGPVALAGVMGGAATEVTERTRNILLESAWFDPSRVGRTARRLGLLSEASGRFEKGVDPNGCRRVADRAAALIQRLAGGDVPEAVEDAYPQPAAPRRIEADPARIRALLGVDLPDAEIASYLRRLQMDVRQEGGRLVVHVPTFRQDVTEPVDLVEEVGRLHGLNRVPSAPLSGAPGRSGRTGRDRALDSLSQLLRAAGFSEVVTFTFHPRERLARLGLPEDDERARPIAVANPLTDAQEVMRTTMLPSLLDVLAHNHRVRRTDAALFEVARVYLGAEEVAAGRLPREPLRLGLVASGRLAPRHWQEGEGRRADFFAVKGVFESALRLFRIEGVVWERAQEPFLHPGRAAAVSLDGRLLGWLGELHPRVAEAWDLQGRAVAAELDVEALLAAARPLPELRPIPRYPAVTRDLAVVVPQSTPAAEVERVMRKVGGGLLKRVELFDVYAGDQVGEGQRSLAYRLVYQADDRTLTEDEVEAVHGRVREALAEELGGVLRS